In Elaeis guineensis isolate ETL-2024a chromosome 1, EG11, whole genome shotgun sequence, a genomic segment contains:
- the LOC105038234 gene encoding CAAX prenyl protease 2 isoform X4, with the protein MVVVPENPLTGEPAGSVPGSVAVAACAAMALFYVAILYAPTLILRLPPPSSLDSFMIRRFACAIVSSAISVLASAILLGLGRFQDLPLVLGVFGIRKDHLWQAVVFPLFLTSLLYSGSLVKKSWSLMNPCRGGRTNSGRGVRSHDCVRSDAPRFLNWASSCARNVMVWRNYVVAPFTEELVFRACMIPLLFCGGFKIYSIIFLSPVFFSLAHLNHFLELYFQQKYSFLKAFLIDFNNGRVNSKEWKHVQVCCKPVLRLIPG; encoded by the exons ATGGTGGTAGTGCCGGAGAATCCTCTGACTGGAGAACCGGCCGGCTCGGTACCGGGATCGGTGGCGGTGGCAGCTTGCGCGGCCATGGCCCTCTTCTACGTCGCGATTCTCTACGCCCCGACTCTCATCCTCCGCCTCCCTCCCCCGAGCTCTCTTGATAGCTTCATGATCCGGAGGTTCGCCTGCGCCATTGTCTCCTCCGCCATCTCCGTGCTCGCCTCCGCCATTCTCCTCGGA TTAGGGAGATTCCAGGACTTGCCATTGGTTTTGGGTGTATTTGGCATCAGAAAAGACCACTTG TGGCAAGCTGTGGTCTTTCCTCTGTTCCTGACATCTTTACTGTATTCTGGGTCATTGGTAAAGAAGTCCTGGTCACTGATGAATCCATGTAGAGGAGGCAGGACCAATTCTGGGCGCGGAGTCCGTTCCCATGATTGTGTTAGAAGTGACGCTCCAAGGTTTCTAAACTGGGCAAGCAGTTGTGCTCGTAATGTTATGGTCTGGCGAAACTATGTGGTG GCACCATTTACAGAGGAGCTGGTTTTTAGGGCATGCATGATACCTCTGCTTTTTTGTGGAGGCTTCAAAATTTACAGCATCATATTTCTTAGCCCAGTTTTCTTCAGCTTAG CACACTTAAATCATTTCCTGGAGCTTTATTTTCAACAGAAATATAGCTTTTTGAAAGCTTTCCTGATT GATTTCAATAATgggagagtgaattccaaagagTGGAAGCATGTGCAAGTCTGCTGCAAACCAGTTTTAAGATTAATCCCTGGGTGA
- the LOC105038234 gene encoding CAAX prenyl protease 2 isoform X3 has translation MVVVPENPLTGEPAGSVPGSVAVAACAAMALFYVAILYAPTLILRLPPPSSLDSFMIRRFACAIVSSAISVLASAILLGLGRFQDLPLVLGVFGIRKDHLWQAVVFPLFLTSLLYSGSLVKKSWSLMNPCRGGRTNSGRGVRSHDCVRSDAPRFLNWASSCARNVMVWRNYVVAPFTEELVFRACMIPLLFCGGFKIYSIIFLSPVFFSLGLQLGYTVIFGSYASFLFIRTGNLISPIVAHIFCNVMGLPTLSSSRTKGAATVACVAGLAGFCWLLFPATSPDMYNGRRDGCSCWQGYCSWN, from the exons ATGGTGGTAGTGCCGGAGAATCCTCTGACTGGAGAACCGGCCGGCTCGGTACCGGGATCGGTGGCGGTGGCAGCTTGCGCGGCCATGGCCCTCTTCTACGTCGCGATTCTCTACGCCCCGACTCTCATCCTCCGCCTCCCTCCCCCGAGCTCTCTTGATAGCTTCATGATCCGGAGGTTCGCCTGCGCCATTGTCTCCTCCGCCATCTCCGTGCTCGCCTCCGCCATTCTCCTCGGA TTAGGGAGATTCCAGGACTTGCCATTGGTTTTGGGTGTATTTGGCATCAGAAAAGACCACTTG TGGCAAGCTGTGGTCTTTCCTCTGTTCCTGACATCTTTACTGTATTCTGGGTCATTGGTAAAGAAGTCCTGGTCACTGATGAATCCATGTAGAGGAGGCAGGACCAATTCTGGGCGCGGAGTCCGTTCCCATGATTGTGTTAGAAGTGACGCTCCAAGGTTTCTAAACTGGGCAAGCAGTTGTGCTCGTAATGTTATGGTCTGGCGAAACTATGTGGTG GCACCATTTACAGAGGAGCTGGTTTTTAGGGCATGCATGATACCTCTGCTTTTTTGTGGAGGCTTCAAAATTTACAGCATCATATTTCTTAGCCCAGTTTTCTTCAGCTTAG GTCTCCAGCTTGGTTATACTGTGATTTTTGGTTCGTATGCATCTTTCCTCTTCATCCGAACAG GAAACCTGATATCTCCTATTGTGGCTCATATATTTTGCAATGTAATGGGATTGCCTACTTTGTCTTCTTCAAGGACAAAAG GTGCAGCAACTGTTGCATGTGTAGCTGGCTTAGCAGGTTTCTGTTGGCTTTTATTTCCTGCCACAAGTCCAGACATGTACAATGGTAGGAGAGATGGCTGTAGCTGCTGGCAAGGATATTGCAGTTGGAACTAA
- the LOC105038234 gene encoding CAAX prenyl protease 2 isoform X1: protein MVVVPENPLTGEPAGSVPGSVAVAACAAMALFYVAILYAPTLILRLPPPSSLDSFMIRRFACAIVSSAISVLASAILLGLGRFQDLPLVLGVFGIRKDHLWQAVVFPLFLTSLLYSGSLVKKSWSLMNPCRGGRTNSGRGVRSHDCVRSDAPRFLNWASSCARNVMVWRNYVVAPFTEELVFRACMIPLLFCGGFKIYSIIFLSPVFFSLAHLNHFLELYFQQKYSFLKAFLIDFNNGRVNSKEWKHVQVCCKPVLRLIPGSPAWLYCDFWFVCIFPLHPNRKPDISYCGSYILQCNGIAYFVFFKDKRCSNCCMCSWLSRFLLAFISCHKSRHVQW from the exons ATGGTGGTAGTGCCGGAGAATCCTCTGACTGGAGAACCGGCCGGCTCGGTACCGGGATCGGTGGCGGTGGCAGCTTGCGCGGCCATGGCCCTCTTCTACGTCGCGATTCTCTACGCCCCGACTCTCATCCTCCGCCTCCCTCCCCCGAGCTCTCTTGATAGCTTCATGATCCGGAGGTTCGCCTGCGCCATTGTCTCCTCCGCCATCTCCGTGCTCGCCTCCGCCATTCTCCTCGGA TTAGGGAGATTCCAGGACTTGCCATTGGTTTTGGGTGTATTTGGCATCAGAAAAGACCACTTG TGGCAAGCTGTGGTCTTTCCTCTGTTCCTGACATCTTTACTGTATTCTGGGTCATTGGTAAAGAAGTCCTGGTCACTGATGAATCCATGTAGAGGAGGCAGGACCAATTCTGGGCGCGGAGTCCGTTCCCATGATTGTGTTAGAAGTGACGCTCCAAGGTTTCTAAACTGGGCAAGCAGTTGTGCTCGTAATGTTATGGTCTGGCGAAACTATGTGGTG GCACCATTTACAGAGGAGCTGGTTTTTAGGGCATGCATGATACCTCTGCTTTTTTGTGGAGGCTTCAAAATTTACAGCATCATATTTCTTAGCCCAGTTTTCTTCAGCTTAG CACACTTAAATCATTTCCTGGAGCTTTATTTTCAACAGAAATATAGCTTTTTGAAAGCTTTCCTGATT GATTTCAATAATgggagagtgaattccaaagagTGGAAGCATGTGCAAGTCTGCTGCAAACCAGTTTTAAGATTAATCCCTGG GTCTCCAGCTTGGTTATACTGTGATTTTTGGTTCGTATGCATCTTTCCTCTTCATCCGAACAG GAAACCTGATATCTCCTATTGTGGCTCATATATTTTGCAATGTAATGGGATTGCCTACTTTGTCTTCTTCAAGGACAAAAG GTGCAGCAACTGTTGCATGTGTAGCTGGCTTAGCAGGTTTCTGTTGGCTTTTATTTCCTGCCACAAGTCCAGACATGTACAATGGTAG
- the LOC105038234 gene encoding CAAX prenyl protease 2 isoform X2, which produces MVVVPENPLTGEPAGSVPGSVAVAACAAMALFYVAILYAPTLILRLPPPSSLDSFMIRRFACAIVSSAISVLASAILLGLGRFQDLPLVLGVFGIRKDHLWQAVVFPLFLTSLLYSGSLVKKSWSLMNPCRGGRTNSGRGVRSHDCVRSDAPRFLNWASSCARNVMVWRNYVVAPFTEELVFRACMIPLLFCGGFKIYSIIFLSPVFFSLAHLNHFLELYFQQKYSFLKAFLIVGLQLGYTVIFGSYASFLFIRTGNLISPIVAHIFCNVMGLPTLSSSRTKGAATVACVAGLAGFCWLLFPATSPDMYNGRRDGCSCWQGYCSWN; this is translated from the exons ATGGTGGTAGTGCCGGAGAATCCTCTGACTGGAGAACCGGCCGGCTCGGTACCGGGATCGGTGGCGGTGGCAGCTTGCGCGGCCATGGCCCTCTTCTACGTCGCGATTCTCTACGCCCCGACTCTCATCCTCCGCCTCCCTCCCCCGAGCTCTCTTGATAGCTTCATGATCCGGAGGTTCGCCTGCGCCATTGTCTCCTCCGCCATCTCCGTGCTCGCCTCCGCCATTCTCCTCGGA TTAGGGAGATTCCAGGACTTGCCATTGGTTTTGGGTGTATTTGGCATCAGAAAAGACCACTTG TGGCAAGCTGTGGTCTTTCCTCTGTTCCTGACATCTTTACTGTATTCTGGGTCATTGGTAAAGAAGTCCTGGTCACTGATGAATCCATGTAGAGGAGGCAGGACCAATTCTGGGCGCGGAGTCCGTTCCCATGATTGTGTTAGAAGTGACGCTCCAAGGTTTCTAAACTGGGCAAGCAGTTGTGCTCGTAATGTTATGGTCTGGCGAAACTATGTGGTG GCACCATTTACAGAGGAGCTGGTTTTTAGGGCATGCATGATACCTCTGCTTTTTTGTGGAGGCTTCAAAATTTACAGCATCATATTTCTTAGCCCAGTTTTCTTCAGCTTAG CACACTTAAATCATTTCCTGGAGCTTTATTTTCAACAGAAATATAGCTTTTTGAAAGCTTTCCTGATTGTAG GTCTCCAGCTTGGTTATACTGTGATTTTTGGTTCGTATGCATCTTTCCTCTTCATCCGAACAG GAAACCTGATATCTCCTATTGTGGCTCATATATTTTGCAATGTAATGGGATTGCCTACTTTGTCTTCTTCAAGGACAAAAG GTGCAGCAACTGTTGCATGTGTAGCTGGCTTAGCAGGTTTCTGTTGGCTTTTATTTCCTGCCACAAGTCCAGACATGTACAATGGTAGGAGAGATGGCTGTAGCTGCTGGCAAGGATATTGCAGTTGGAACTAA